In one Pasteuria penetrans genomic region, the following are encoded:
- a CDS encoding glycosyltransferase, with protein MRENREVGENGSCPKLVLSMIVHNEADRYLRKVLMAHREWVDAAVIIDDGSTDHTVAVCEELLSGIPLYIHSNPIPKFGNEVTLREQQWEATIALQPEWILNLDADEVLDPSFFDNKHKWLNQNDFHVIYFRLYDMWDEKHYRDDPLWCAHRFPRPYLIRYLPNFTYIWRNTPQHCGRFPFNVLLLPYRFHSARIRHYGWARSEDRREKYERYRRLDPDAQYGIKEQYDSILDENPNLIPWEEDT; from the coding sequence ATGAGAGAAAATAGAGAAGTAGGGGAAAATGGTTCCTGTCCCAAGTTGGTTTTATCGATGATTGTACACAATGAAGCGGATCGTTATCTAAGAAAGGTTTTGATGGCCCATCGTGAGTGGGTGGATGCCGCGGTTATTATCGATGATGGTAGTACAGATCATACCGTGGCGGTGTGTGAGGAACTTTTGTCCGGGATTCCTTTGTATATCCATTCCAATCCGATTCCAAAGTTTGGTAATGAAGTTACTCTTAGGGAACAGCAATGGGAGGCAACCATTGCTCTACAACCTGAATGGATTTTGAATTTGGATGCGGATGAAGTTTTGGATCCGTCATTTTTTGATAACAAGCACAAATGGTTGAATCAGAACGATTTCCATGTTATTTATTTTCGTTTGTATGATATGTGGGATGAAAAGCATTATCGGGATGATCCCCTGTGGTGTGCCCATCGTTTTCCCCGGCCCTATCTTATTCGTTATTTGCCTAATTTTACTTATATTTGGAGGAATACCCCCCAACACTGTGGTCGTTTTCCTTTCAACGTCTTACTTCTTCCCTATCGTTTCCATTCGGCACGTATACGCCATTATGGGTGGGCTCGTTCGGAGGATAGGAGAGAGAAATATGAGCGTTATCGACGTTTGGATCCCGATGCACAGTACGGAATCAAAGAACAGTATGATTCTATATTAGATGAAAATCCTAATCTTATTCCTTGGGAGGAAGATACATGA
- a CDS encoding methyltransferase domain-containing protein yields MLSRPRIVLSMVVRNEADRHLERVLLANRRFVDAAVIIDDASTDSSVEICRDVFQSIPLTLILNEQSRFANEVSLRRQQWEATIELQPHWILNLDADEILESSFLDTMDGVLGQKDYDAVYFRLYDMWDEDHYREDIHWNAHKIYRPFLVRYKEKPCYKWKDVAQHCGRFPLDILHFPYCTHSARVLHYGWASPEDRQRKYARYKELDKDARYGFKSQYESILDENPRLMPLAEEPVLNSRAYWEHRFKTDWVPNGGPEQVAFHGRLALGMLPQRIKENLENGKLTLCDVGCASGEATNIWSQAFPEACCVGVDFAERAIGKAKRQYGSCDFVVCDLRELPDMYDVVFASHVLHLFHEPIKVVHDILLNTVKYLVILVSFSMNRLPLEHQCRLDYTTFPFQIGGAQLVVFRVKDCANVPGSMWGGEQALVVYAKMGEMDMREWNLADCLGL; encoded by the coding sequence ATGTTATCGCGACCCCGGATAGTCCTCTCCATGGTTGTACGCAATGAAGCGGACCGTCATCTGGAACGCGTTTTACTGGCCAATCGCCGTTTTGTGGATGCCGCCGTGATTATTGATGATGCGAGCACGGATTCCAGCGTGGAAATATGTCGGGATGTCTTTCAGTCCATTCCCCTCACCCTCATCCTCAATGAACAATCCCGTTTTGCCAATGAGGTTTCCCTCCGCCGTCAGCAATGGGAAGCTACGATTGAATTACAACCCCATTGGATTCTGAATTTGGACGCGGATGAGATTCTGGAGTCCTCCTTCCTGGACACGATGGATGGTGTTTTAGGACAGAAGGATTATGATGCGGTGTATTTTCGTTTGTATGATATGTGGGATGAGGATCATTATCGTGAAGATATTCATTGGAATGCTCATAAGATTTATCGACCCTTTCTAGTACGTTATAAGGAGAAACCTTGTTATAAATGGAAGGATGTGGCTCAACATTGTGGCCGATTCCCCCTTGATATTTTACATTTTCCCTATTGTACCCATTCGGCCCGTGTTCTTCATTACGGATGGGCTAGTCCCGAGGATCGACAACGAAAGTATGCGCGATATAAGGAGTTGGATAAGGATGCACGATATGGTTTCAAGTCTCAGTATGAGTCGATCCTAGATGAAAACCCCCGTCTTATGCCCTTGGCAGAAGAACCCGTCCTCAATAGTCGTGCGTATTGGGAACATCGTTTCAAAACAGATTGGGTACCTAACGGGGGTCCTGAACAGGTAGCTTTTCATGGGCGGTTGGCTTTGGGAATGTTACCACAGCGCATTAAGGAGAATCTGGAGAATGGTAAACTGACCCTTTGTGATGTAGGTTGTGCGTCCGGGGAGGCCACCAATATCTGGAGTCAAGCGTTCCCCGAAGCATGTTGTGTGGGAGTGGATTTTGCGGAACGGGCCATAGGGAAGGCAAAACGGCAATATGGTTCTTGCGATTTTGTTGTTTGTGATCTACGGGAGTTACCTGATATGTATGATGTTGTCTTTGCTTCGCATGTGTTGCATCTTTTTCATGAACCAATTAAGGTTGTACATGATATATTACTTAATACGGTTAAGTATCTTGTTATTTTAGTATCATTTTCTATGAATAGGCTACCTTTAGAACACCAGTGTCGTTTGGACTATACCACCTTTCCCTTTCAGATTGGGGGAGCGCAGTTGGTTGTGTTTCGGGTGAAGGATTGTGCAAACGTACCAGGGAGTATGTGGGGCGGGGAACAAGCATTGGTTGTTTATGCAAAGATGGGCGAGATGGATATGCGGGAATGGAATTTGGCCGACTGTTTGGGTTTGTGA
- a CDS encoding glycosyltransferase, whose protein sequence is MRWIYPPLIAWEGEDEQEAVFQRPQQIFRALAAAGEEAIFFEYNRTDSRVQIRDGVKVVGLPYAIPPSPQPTFLWVTHPSHSRFQNIFRADSFVFDCMDEMTDEFSVWGNEDFVREVNGASLVTVVSQRLHRLLCEQFPKQEHILRLANAADTEHFHSAGQQPCPQELLSVPRPIIGFMGSLSTWIDHKLLQGIVRNLDVGTWVFIGPDHIGVRELLRPFSNVIFLGKKSYYDLPAYVGQFDVGIIPFEVRAMTHSSSPIKMYEYLAAGLSVVSTPIQEALDCPHVITAETVEEWEQALRQGWEEKQDPRMVRQRKVYAERESWGVRIHTLLVSMRCIWALHRGQQSPVVGLQDVLYGARHRHGATGGPQHLYIPAHFL, encoded by the coding sequence ATGCGTTGGATTTATCCGCCGCTCATTGCCTGGGAGGGAGAGGATGAGCAGGAGGCGGTTTTTCAGCGCCCTCAACAGATTTTCCGAGCGTTGGCCGCAGCGGGGGAGGAGGCGATTTTTTTCGAGTACAATCGAACAGACAGTCGGGTACAGATTAGGGATGGTGTGAAAGTGGTTGGTCTCCCCTATGCCATCCCCCCTTCCCCGCAACCAACGTTTCTCTGGGTTACGCATCCCTCACACAGCCGTTTCCAGAATATATTTCGTGCCGATAGCTTTGTTTTCGATTGTATGGATGAGATGACGGACGAATTTTCAGTTTGGGGTAATGAAGATTTTGTTAGGGAAGTGAATGGGGCCTCCCTAGTCACAGTTGTCAGTCAGCGCCTGCATCGGTTGCTTTGCGAACAGTTTCCCAAACAAGAACATATTTTACGTTTAGCTAATGCGGCCGATACGGAACATTTTCACTCTGCCGGTCAACAACCTTGTCCGCAGGAATTACTGAGTGTACCGAGACCCATCATTGGTTTCATGGGTTCCCTTTCGACATGGATTGATCATAAACTTTTGCAGGGGATCGTTAGGAATCTCGATGTGGGTACGTGGGTTTTCATTGGTCCCGATCATATAGGGGTCCGGGAGTTGTTGCGCCCGTTTTCCAATGTGATCTTTCTCGGGAAAAAGTCCTATTACGATCTACCCGCCTACGTTGGACAGTTTGATGTGGGTATTATTCCCTTTGAGGTACGGGCAATGACCCATAGTAGCTCGCCCATCAAGATGTATGAATACCTTGCTGCAGGTCTATCCGTAGTTTCTACACCGATTCAGGAGGCGCTCGATTGTCCCCATGTAATTACAGCAGAAACGGTAGAAGAATGGGAGCAGGCCCTCCGGCAGGGTTGGGAGGAAAAACAGGATCCGAGGATGGTTCGGCAACGGAAAGTCTATGCTGAGAGGGAGAGCTGGGGGGTACGAATTCACACCCTTCTCGTGTCGATGCGGTGTATCTGGGCTCTTCATAGGGGGCAGCAGAGCCCCGTTGTTGGTTTGCAGGATGTCTTGTACGGTGCAAGGCATCGCCATGGAGCTACAGGGGGGCCTCAGCATCTTTATATTCCTGCCCACTTCCTATAA